ACGGCTTAGACGCACTGCATGCAACGGGCTTAAAACCAGAAGAAATCACCTTAATTGGTGGCGGTGCGCGCAGTCAGTTTTGGCGTCAAATGCTAGCCGACGTATTTGGCCAAGCAGTAAGTTACCGCTTAGGCGGCGAAGTAGGCCCAGCACTTGGTGCTGCACGTTTAGCCCAACTAGGGGTAACCGAGAATCCAGATCTAGCCGCCATTTGCCCAGTGCCAGAGTTAGTTGAAGTTCACCAAGTGAATGTCGAGCGCCATGCTGTTTACGCTAAACGCCGCGAAACTTACCAAGCGCTTTACCCAAAACTAGCACCACTTTTTTAAGCAATAAACCCAACGAACAGCCATAGCCTTGCTATGGCTGTTCTGCCAGTTAAGTGAACACATCTGATAAATCCGCATTTATCACATGTGCTCACCCCGGCCCATTGAACGTAGTAATACGGAAGACAAATACTATGGCAAAGAACTATCGCGTAGCGCTTCTTTTGAACGCTAACATGGCTTACGACCGAGGCATCATTACCGGCATATCATCATTTGTGAAAAATGGTGCTCCTTGGAGTTTGTTCATTGGAGAACAAAATCTATTTTCGGTGGACGATTTTAGTAAGTGGCAGGGTGATGGCGTAATTGCCGACTTCGACCACCCAGAAATTCGCGATGCGATTAAGTCTCGAAATATTCCAGTAGTGGGCATTGCCAGTAGCGAAACCGTAGCGAATACCATGCAAGATTACCCGGTGGTGATGTCTGACAATAAACAGATCATCAATATGGCGGCACGTTTCTTAAAAATGCGCCGTTATACCCATTTAGCATTTTGTGGTTACCCCAACCGCCCCTTTAATGACTGGTCGGCCAACCGCGAGCAGCTGCTGCGCGATTGGTGTGAGCGTAACCAATGCGCCTATAGCCAGTTTAGTGCTAAAGACAACATTGATACCTGGGACAGTGACTTACAGTGTTTAGTTGATTGGCTCAGCCGCCTACCTAAGCCAGTAGGGATCATTGCTGCCAACGATGTGCGCGCTCGCCAACTGAGCTACGCCTGTCAGCAGGCTAAAATAAACATCCCCGAAGAAGTCTCTATCATGGGGATAGACGATGACGAACTAAACTGCACCTTAAGTTTGCCTACATTAACTTCGGTTCGCCAAGGTACCCGTGCCATGGGGTACTTAACCGCCTCGCTTCTGCAGCCGCTAATGGATGGCAAAAACTTAGTTAAACGCCATCACTTTGTGCAACCTGAACGGGTTATTGGCCGAGATTCTACCGACTTTTTCCATTTTAAAGACAACCTAGTGCGGGGCGCGTTAAGCCTTATTCGAATTAACCAAGGCAATATCAAGGTAAAACAAATTCTGGCCGAACTAGGCTGTTCTCGTGGCGCTATCGATAATAAATTCCATGAAGAGTTAGGCATGTCTCTGCACGCTTACTTGCTCGACACACAGCTTAATTTGGCGCTAGAGCTATTGGTGGATACCGAGCAAACCTTAAGTGAGATAGCTAAAGTGGTGGGCTTTAGCAGCCCGCAGTATTTGTCATGCGCAATTAAGAAACGCTGGAACATGACTCCCGGCATGTTGCGCGAACAAAAGGGTGTAACAAACCGAGAGCTAGCTCCACTTATTGAAGATACCGAAGAGTTAATCGAACAAGCCTAGTTTCATCAAGCTGGCATAATTAGCTGCCGCTATAAGCGAGTAAGCGCAGTGATAGCCTAGCTTGTTGAGTAATTACGCTATTCCAGAGCACAACCAAGAGCTGAGGGTTTGGTAAAAACTTAACCCAACAGATCTGGTGAAGATCAAAAAAACATCATCACTGTTATTAAAACTCTGCGGTGGTGATGCGTTTCTTTTTTCAACAAATCAGCGCACCATGCAAGGGAGTGTGACAGCAACATGAAGCTTGCGTGGCCCAATTCAACAAAACGCTTAATAAAGCGTGATCTGGATCAGGGCTGCGAAAATTCAACATTAGCGCTAAAAAAAGCGTAATTGCGCTTAATTGCCAGTCTGGCACTTTAATACGGACATGAAGCTTAGCTTTGGTCAATGACCTTCAACCAATAATGAAGGCTCGCCAAACAAGCCGCACAATTAGTTTTCATTACAAGGGTCTATACATCTTATGAGTTCTCTACTTACACAGCTAAAACAATACACCACGGTTGTTGCCGATACCGGCGACTTAGACACAATGCGCAAATTCTCACCTGAAGATGCCACCACAAACCCATCGTTAATTGTTAAGGCCTTAGGTTTACCTGAGTACTCAAGCCTACTTAAAGACGTAGCCGACTGGGCTAAAACCCAATCAAACGACCAAGCCGAACAAATCGAAATGGCTGCCGACAAACTGGTAGTAACTATTGGTTGTAAAGTACTTGAGTTAGTACCGGGTCGTATTTCTACCGAAGTAGACGCACGTTTGTCATTTGACACCGAAGCCAGCATTGCTAAAGCACGCCGCTTAATTGAGCTTTACCAAGCGGCTGGCATTAACAAAGAACGTGTATTGATTAAGTTAGCCTCTACTTGGCAAGGTATTCGCGCCGCAGAGCAATTAGAGAAGGAAGGCATTAACTGTAACCTTACTTTGTTGTTCTCATTTGCCCAAGCCCGCGCTTGTGCCGAAGCTGGCGTATTCCTTATCTCACCTTTTGTTGGCCGTATTCTTGATTGGTACAAAGCTAAAGACGCTAACGCAGACTTCGCTGGAGCTAAAGATCCGGGTGTTATCTCGGTATCAGAAATCTACAGCTACTACAAAGACCACGGCTACAACACTGTTGTGATGGGCGCAAGCTTCCGTAACATCGGCGAAATTGTAGAACTTACCGGTTGTGACCGCCTAACCATTGGCCCAGCCTTACTTGAAGAGCTAGACCAAACCGAAGCGCAACTAGACGTTCGCCTACAAGATAGAGGTGTTAGTAAAAACCGTCCTGCTGCAATGACCGAAGCAGAATTTTACTGGGCGCATAACGAAGATGCCATGGCAACGGAAAAACTGGCAGAAGGTATTCGTGCCTTTGCAGTTGACCAAGTGAAGCTAGACAACATGCTAATTGAAGCGCTAGAAGCTTAAGATTTATTAATTATTAGGAAATAGAAGATGACTCACCCTCGTCAACAATACGCTAACGCAATCCGCGCTTTAAGCATGGACGGTGTACAACAAGCAAAGTCGGGCCACCCTGGCGCACCTATGGGCATGGCAGACATTGCCGAAGTACTATGGCGCGACCATTTAGCGCATAACCCTAGCAACCCAAGCTGGAGCAACCGCGACCGCTTTATTTTGTCTAACGGCCATGGCTCTATGTTGTTGTACTCGCTACTTCACCTAAGCGGTTACGCACTGCCAATTGAAGAGCTTAAAAACTTCCGTCAGTTACACTCTAAAACCCCGGGTCACCCAGAATATGGTTACGCACCGGGCGTAGAAACCACGACCGGTCCACTAGGCCAAGGTATTGCTAATGCTGTAGGTATGGCGCTAGCAGAGAAAATGTTAGCCGCACAATTCAACCGTGACGGTCACGATATTGTTGACCACTTCACTTACGCCTTTATGGGCGACGGTTGTTTGATGGAAGGTATTTCTCACGAAGTATGTTCATTGGCCGGCACCCTAGGTTTAGGTAAGCTAATTGCGTTTTGGGATGACAATGGCATTTCTATTGACGGCCACGTTGAAGGCTGGTTTAGCGATGATACTCCAGCACGTTTTGAAGCTTACGGCTGGAACGTGGTACGCGATGTTGATGGTCACGATCCTGAACAAATTAACGCAGCAATTGCCGCGGCTAAAGCCGACATTACTAAACCTACGCTAATTTGTACTAAAACCATTATTGGTTTTGGTTCACCAAATAAGTCTGGCTCGCATGATTGTCACGGCGCACCTCTAGGTGATGAAGAAATTAAAGCGGCTCGTGAATTCTTAAACTGGCCACACGCCGCGTTCGAAATCCCAGCAGATGTTTACCAAGCTTGGGATAACAAAGCTAAAGGCAGCGAGCACGAAAACGCTTGGAACGACAAGTTTGCCGCGTACAAAAAAGCCTACCCAGAGCTAGCTGCCGAATACGCACGTCGCGTAGAAGGTCAGTTACCAGAAAACTGGAAAGCTGAAACTCAAGCTTTATTGCAACGCTTGCAAAACGAGCCAGCAAACATTGCTAGCCGCATGGCGTCTAAAAACACCCTTGATGTAATTGGTAAAATCTTACCTGAATTGCTAGGTGGTTCTGCCGACCTTGCACCATCAAACCTAACCTTCCACGCTAGCTCTAAATCAGTAAGCGCAGAGGATGCCTCAGGTAACTACTTACACTACGGTGTACGTGAGTTTGGTATGTCGGCAATGCAAAATGGTATTGCTTTGCACGGCGGCTTTGTTCCTTACTCGGCCACCTTCTTAATGTTTATGGAATACGCCCGCAACGCGGTACGTATGGCAGCATTAATGAAACAACGTTCTATTTTTGTTTACACCCACGACTCTATTGGTCTTGGCGAAGATGGTCCTACTCACCAACCGGTTGAGCAAGTGGCTAGCTTACGTTTAACACCAAACATGGAAACATGGCGTCCTTGTGACCAAGTTGAATCAGCTGCTGCTTGGATCAATGCCGTAGAACGTATTGATGGCCCGAGTTCGTTAATCTTCTCTCGCCAAAACCTTGCTCAACAAAAACGTAGCGGTGAACAACTAGAGTTGATTAATCGCGGTGCTTACATTCTTAAAGACTGTAGTGGCAGCCCAGAGCTTATTCTTATCGCCACTGGCTCAGAAGTAGAGCTGGCTGTTGAAGCCGCAGCCAAGTTAAGCGAGCAAGGTAAGCAAGTGCGTGTTGTATCTATGCCTTGTACCGAGCGTTTCGACAAACAAGATGCTGCTTACCGCGAAGCAGTACTGCCAAAAGCTGTTCGTGCTCGTGTAGCGGTTGAAGCACTACAAGCCGACTTCTGGGGCAAATACGTTGGCTTAGATGGCGTAACTGTAGGTATGACAAGCTTTGGCGAATCGGCACCTGCTGGTGAGCTATTCAAACTATTTGGCTTTACTGTAGAAAACGTAATAGACCAAAGCTTAAGCTTGCTCAATAGCTAAGATTTTTACCTATCGAGCTAAAGGCGCTGATGATTCAGCGCCTTTTTTTTCATCTTTAAATGATGTTAATTGACAAGCAAAGCCGAAAAAGTAAGACTCAACTCACCAAACCAAAGTATTTACTCTAGCTAAACCACTGATCTTAAACAGCTGTCTATACTTATTGTTGGGGCTTGAAAGATACTAAAAAGGACTGTTTTTGCAGCTATTCTCAAGGGTAATGATAACGCTTATCGTAAGCTTGCTTGTTAGCCAAGTAAAAGCGGAGCCCTTACGTTTAGTTTATCCAAATTTTCCTCCTTATACTTATGCCAGTGACGAGCAACCAGCTGCTGGTAACTTTCTAGTCGACAAAATCATGCAAGTGCTGGAACAGCCATACAAAATGGCCCCGGTACCCAACTACAAACGCGCGCTTAGCGATGTGCAATACGGCGTGGCCGATGGTTTTTTCTTTGCATCTCAGAACAGCCAACGCGATGCTATCGCCGAGTTTTCGATGCCCATTGTTTACAACAATTGGAGTTGGTTTTTCCGCTATGACAGCTATTTCGATCCAGATGCCAACAACTTTAAGACCGACGTAAAAGTTGCCTCAATTGAAGGTACCAATACCTTACGCTGGCTTAATACTCATCACTTCAAGGTGGTTGGCAAGCAAAAAAATGTTGCTAAACTTGCGCAGCTACTGTTTGACCTAAAACGCATAGACGCCGCATTTTTGTCGGCCGATGTATTTAAAAGTAGCCATGTTCACCCCAACCTAGTAAGTGGTGAATATATTGAAGTTGTGCAGCGTTCTGCCCCCTTTGGTATCTACATTTCCAAGGCTTACTTGGAACAACATCCCGGCTTTATGCAAGACCTCAACCGAGCCATCAGCGAAGTGCAAAACAAATACTTAGACAACACTTACTCGTTGTCGGGACTAAAGCGCAACGCTGATTAAGCGCCCTTATACACTCAATAAATCAAACACTCGCAACTAGTGGCTGCAATTAACTCATACCAGCATTTACCGCTAGGCAAACATGGGTTTCATGCCATACAAGATAAGATGAATAGCTTTTCATCCAGTGTTTACCGCTTAAAACACCACTAAATAGCATTACGAAATTTCACACACCCGCAATGTTATTGCAGATTTTTTGAAAATTCCTAAAAAAGCGCTGTTTAAAACGCGAGTTAGCGCACGAAAAGTAAATAGCTGAAAAAAGTCTGCATTTTTCATAATTGAGAGAAAGCTAAGCAAGGCTAACAATAAGCTCACAGAAGGAGATTGGTTCTCCGATGAAAACGCATTCTTTTTTAGGAGTAGTTCCATGGCTCAATATTTTGACCAGTTTGAAAAAATCGCATACGAAGGACCAGAGTCCACTAACCCACTAGCGTTCCGTCACTACGACGCGAAAAAAGTAATCATGGGTAAAACCATGGAAGAGCACCTACGTTTTGGTGCTTGTTACTGGCACAACTTCTGCTGGGATGGTTTTGATATCTTTGGTACTGGCACTTTCGACCGCCCTTGGCAGAAGCCTGGCAACGCGCTTGAAATGGCTAAGATGAAAGCTGACGTAGCCTTCGACTTCTTCTCTAAAGTAGGCACGCCTTACTACTCTTTCCATGACGTAGACGTAGCTCCAGCGGGTAACTCTATTAAAGAGTACGCAGAAAACATGAAGGTGATGATGGACGTGCTTGCTCAGAAGCAAGACGAGACCGGCATGAAGCTTCTTTGGGGTACAGCAAATGCATTCTCAAATGCACGTTACATGTCTGGCGCTGGCTCTAACCCTAACCCAGAAGTATTTGCTTACGCTGCGAGCCAAATCTTCACTGCTATGAACGCAACCAAAATGCTAGGTGGTGAAAACTACGTATTATGGGGCGGCCGTGAAGGTTACGAAACCTTGCTAAATACTGATCTACGCCAAGAGCGCGAGCAGCTAGGTCGCTTGTTCCAAATGGTAGTAGAGCACAAACACAAAATTGGCTTTACCGGCACAATCTTAATTGAGCCAAAACCAGCTGAGCCTACTAAGCACCAATACGACTACGACACTGCAACTGTTTACGGCTTCTTGAAGCAATTTGGTCTAGAAGACGAAGTGAAAGTAAACATTGAAGTTAACCACGCTACTCTAGCGGGTCACTCTTTCCATCACGAAATTGCGACTGCTATTTCACTAGGCCTATTTGGTTCTATTGATGCTAACCGCGGTGATGCGCAATTAGGTTGGGATACTGACCAATTCCCGAACAGTGTTGAAGAGTGGACGCCAGTAATGTACGACATCTTGCGTAACGGCGGCTTTAAAACTGGTGGTTTAATGTTTGATACTAAACTACGTCGCCAAAGTATCGATCCAGCTGACTTCTTCCACGGCCACATTGGCGGCATGGACACTTGTGCCCTTGCACTAGAAAAAGCAGCTAGCCTAATTGAGAGCCAAGAAATCAGCAACATCGTTGCAGATCGCTACGCTGGTTGGAGCGGTGACCTAGGTAAAGCCATTATGACTGGCGATTACAGCCTAGAGTCTTTAGCCACTCAAGCAATTGGCGACAACATTGACCCTAAACACGTATCAGGTCGTCAAGAAGAGCTAGAAAACATTGTTAACAAACATATTTTCAGCAAGTAAACACTAAGCCTATTCCTTATGTGTACTCGATTTGCCGACGCTATGCGTCGGCTTTTTTTATGCCCTCATCAAGACAAACTAGCACCATTAACTACTCCAACTTCTAGATCTAAAGGATCCACCCCCTGTAAGCAACCAGCATTTACTCGAGTAAGTTCTGGCGCTGTACGCGGGTTATGAAAAGTATAAATACCACAGTGTTTACAAAAGTAATGCTTGGCCACTTTGGTGTTCCATTGATACAAGGTAAGATCCTGCTCCCCCTGCAGTAAGCTAAAGCTATCAACTTCGGCGGTCACCATTACGATGCCCTTACGCTGGCACAAACTACAATTGCAGCGCACCGCAGGTTCCAAGCTAGTACGTAAACTAAACTTCACTGCCCTACAGTGACACTGACCTTGATACTGATGGCTCATTTCAGGCCTCCAATGAATAGAAGAGAATGCTAACGTTAGGCGCCAGTGATAATAATATCTAGTTATTTACCAATACTTAGTCGTGAGGTCTAAGCATCAATCATTGCAATATCATTAGATAACACATTAATAACATAGATAAAGCATAAAGCCCTAGCGAGCAACGATGTTTTGCACTACCATTAATAACAATTAACTCACTATAGGTAGAACATGGATCGTTCGATTAGCAACAAGCTTGGCCTATGCATGCTACTTTTTAGCTCGCAAGCACTACATGCTCAAAGTCCACAGCCGCCAGCGCTAGTATTAGCCAGCGATTATCAGCAAGGTTTAGACCTGCAAAACTATTGGGTATGTGAAAAGTACGACGGCGTAAGAGCCTACTGGGACGGTAAACAGTTACTTAGCCGCGCAGGCCATGTCATTGAAGTTCCTCAGACAATCAGCAAGCAACTGCCCGAGATGGCGGTAGACGGTGAACTGTGGCTAGGTAGAGGCAGATTTAGTGAACTCGTCAGCCTAATAAAGCAACAATCGCCTAACTTGAACAAATGGCAAGAGGTTCAGTTTGTGGTGTTTGACTTACCCCACTACCCCGGCCCTTATCAGCAGCGCTACCGCCACTTGCAAACTTTGAGCAGCACTAGCGAGTTCATGCGGGTTCCGGTTTATCGCGCCTACCCAGGAAGGCCAACACTAGAACAACAACTGGCTAAAATTAGTGCCGAAGGTGGCGAAGGTTTAATGCTACGTGACCCTCAATCCATGTACCTTCCAACACGCAGTAATGCCCTAATCAAATACAAAAGTTACCAAGACGCCGAGGCTAAAGTGGTCGCCTATAGCGATGGAAAAGGAAAATACCGTGGCATGCTTGGCGCATTAGTGGTGCAAGACCAGCAAGGCCGGCAGTTTAAAATTGGCAGTGGTTTAAGTGACCAATTACGTGCTGACCCACCACCTATTGGCAGCTTGGTGGAATATCGCTACAACGGACTCACCGAGCATGGCAAACCCCGCTTTGCGCGTTTTGTTAGGGTTCACCAAACCTTATAATTGAGGCTACTTCAGGTTTTTATTGCGCTCTACATCAACCAAGTAATCACCCTCAAGCCAGTTGCGGCCTATCAGCAATTTATAATGCATTTTGCTGCGATCGCGCAGGTTTACATCCACGGTTTTAGCCTGCCCTTGCCAAGCAATCGCCAAGGCAACTTTGTAGCGAATTTCTAGACCTTGAGAATTACGCACCGCTGCAACATCGGTAATTAAGGCTTTACCTTGGTGCTTTTCGCCATGTTCGTTCTCGGTGGTAAATTGCAAATACTTACCAACATTTTTACGCATAAGCGGGCGCACCACAGATTTCTGTTCAGCTTCGCTGTAGTCAGCAGGGTCGATGTTTTCACCATCAATCACCCGCATGTTTTCTGCGTGCAAAGAAGTGCTGGCTGCCCCGGTATCAATCCGAGTTAAAAAGCTTAAGTCAGCTTCTACTACTTTAACGTGCTCTGCAGCACCCACAGTAAGTTTCTCGGCCATTGCGCCACTTACCACGGTAAGTACTAGCGTTACGGCTACTAGTAATTTCTTTAACACATCACACCTCTTTACTTGTTATTAGTCTTAAACCACAACTTCTAACTAATGACTGCGGCTTAAGGTCGCATACCTTAGCATGATTCTCTATAATTTGCGGTAAGCTCAAGGATGAGGACTCCCATGAGACGACTCGCAGTTTTCTTACTAATCATCAGCTCTGGCCTGTGCCAAGCTAAAACCATCGATATACAAAGCTTTGTTTTTCCACCTTATATAATGGTTAATGCTCAGGGTAAGGCCGAAGGCATCATTGTAGAATTGATTCAACAAAGCTTTGAGAAACTAGACGTTGAAGCCAACTTTGAAATTAGCAATTGGGCCCGCGCCTTTGCTAAAGTAAAGAGCCACCAAAGCCAAGGCTTGATTCCCACTATGCGAACTCCCGACCGTGAAGCGTATTTTTATTATCCTGATACCGCGTTTTTGCTGCTAGATCAGCATTTAATTGCACATAGCTCTTGGCAAGGAAATCAATTCTCTGGTGACTACGCCGAGCTAGATGACTATCGTATAGGAAAAGTTCGCAATGCCCGCATCTCACCAAGTTTTGATAATGCACTAAGTCAGCAAGTATTCGACGTAGAGAAACACAACAGTGTAGAAGGGTTGGTGAAATCCTTATTGCGCGGGCGACTAGACATGATTGCCACCGACAGTCGCCAAGCTCAGCTGGTTGCCATGCAAGAGGGACAAGCAGACAGTATCAAGCTGATTAAACCTGCCTTGGGACAAGTACCGGTATACCTAGCCTTTAGCAAACAACAAGTAGACCTTGAGTTTGTTGAGCGCTTTGATCAGCAACTTAAGCTGCTACTAGAGCAAGGGGCACTAGAACAGCTAGAAGCAAAATACTTGCACTAGCCTAGTACCCGATCCCAGTCTTTCCACACCACTTGATAGCCAGCTTGTTTTACTGCATCGGCGACTACTTCTGGGCGGCGTTCGTCACTAATTTCAAACTGTTCAAGCGCTTTGGTGCTATCGTCTGCATAACCACCAGGTTGAGTGCTCGAAAATGCACTCATGCTGGTAATGCCAAGGGGAATAGCATGATTACGGAAGTGCTCAGACTCTCGGGTAGATAGCGACAGCTCAACATCTGGGTTAAACAAACGATAAGCACAAATAAGTTGTACTAATTGTTTGTCGGTCATCACCGATTTGGGCTGGAAGCCGCCTTCACAAGGGCGCAAGCGTGGAAAAGAAATTGAAAACTTACTCCGCCAATATTTGCGCTCTAAATATTGCAAATGAGCAGCTACATAAAAACAGTCACTGCGCCATTCATCCAAACCAATTAGTGCGCCAATGCCCATTTTACGAATACCAGCCTCTCCTAAACGTTCAGGAGTAGCAAGGCGAAAATCGAAATCGCGTTTTTTACCTTTAGGGTGAACCTCGGCATAGCGGTGGCGATTATAGGTTTCTTGATAAACCATCACCGCGTCTAAGCCAAGGCTAATCAACTCCTCATACTCGTCTTGCTCAAGGGGCTGAACTTCCATAGAAACATGAGAAAAACGCGCCTTAATTCTTGGCAGAACTTCGCGAAAGTAATCCATACCCACTTTACGTTCCGACTCACCGGTAACTAATAGAATATGGTCAAAGCCTAGCTGCTTAATAGCTTCTAGCTCAGCGTCTAACTGCGCCATATCTAAGGTGACGCGACGAATTTTGTTGCCCATGGAAAAGCCACAATAGTCACAAACATTGCTGCACATATTGCTGAGATATAAGGGGATATAGAATTGCTGAGTTTTGCCAAAGCGCTGCTGAGTTAAACGCATACTGCGCTGTGCCATAAGCTCAATGTAAGCTTCAGCAGCCGGTGAAATAAGCGCCTGAAAATCATCAAGGTCCAGCTTATCTTTGGCCAGCGCTCGCTCTACATCAGCAGCGGTTTTACTGTTTATTGCCATATGAACAGCGGTATTGTCGTAACGGGCTAATTGCTCAGCAAAACTCATGGGCTTCTCTAATTACAAAGTATCTAAAAATGCAGTGAGGGGACTCGATGCCTCAGCGTGACGCAACTCTGCGCCCAAACCTGCCAAGTAGGCACTACGCCCAGCTTCAACCGCTTGAGCAAATGCCTTAGCCATTGCTACCGGATCTTTAGCCACTGCCATAGCAGTATTAACCAACACTGCATCTGCGCCTAACTCCATAGCAAGAGCAGCATCTGAAGGCGCTCCAATACCCGCATCAACCACTACCGGTACATTGGCTTGCTCAATAATAATCTCTAAGAAATCGCGGCTACGTAGCCCTTTGTTAGTGCCAATAGGCGCGCCTAAGGGCATCACTGCGGCACAACCAACATCTTCAAGGCGTTTGCATAATACGGGGTCAGCATGTACGTAAGGCAACACCACAAAACCTTGTTCTACCAACTTCTCTGCTGCGGCTAAGGTTTCGATAGGATCGGGCATTAAGTACTTAGGATCTGGATGAATTTCTAATTTGAGCCAATTAGTGCCTAGGGCTTCTCGAGCTAACTGGGCGGCAAATATCGCTTCTTCAGCGTTACGTGCCCCCGAAGTATTAGGCAATAGGTTCACCCCTGCTTGAATAAGCGGAGCCAGAATATCGTCTTGCTGATCTTGCGCATCGACACGTTTCATCGCCATAGTAACTAGCTGGCTACCGCTAGCTTGAATACTTTGACTCATTAACTGTGGGGTCGCAAATTTGCCAGTGCCGGTAAACAAACGGCTGGTAAAACTCTTATCTGCAATCTTTAACACAAGGCTTCCTCTTATCCGCCAGCAATGGCGCGAAATACTCTTACTTTGGCTTGGTCTGCCAGCTTGGTGCTTGCCCACTCGCTGCGAGTCACAATGTTGCCATTAAGCACCACCGCAATGCCTTCAGGTGCTTGCAGGTGCAATGCCAATAGTTGCTCAATGTTGAGCTCAGCATCAAGCGACTGCGCTTGACCATTAAATTCAATATTAATCATGATGTTTGTTTATCTTTTCCACATACCGGACAGTTTGCATCGGCGTTCACGTTAAGGTGAAACCATTCAAGGCTATGCGCATCAAAACTGGAAAAACGGCCGAGTTGAGCAGAAGGAATGCCCGCTAT
The Agarivorans aestuarii DNA segment above includes these coding regions:
- the tkt gene encoding transketolase, which encodes MTHPRQQYANAIRALSMDGVQQAKSGHPGAPMGMADIAEVLWRDHLAHNPSNPSWSNRDRFILSNGHGSMLLYSLLHLSGYALPIEELKNFRQLHSKTPGHPEYGYAPGVETTTGPLGQGIANAVGMALAEKMLAAQFNRDGHDIVDHFTYAFMGDGCLMEGISHEVCSLAGTLGLGKLIAFWDDNGISIDGHVEGWFSDDTPARFEAYGWNVVRDVDGHDPEQINAAIAAAKADITKPTLICTKTIIGFGSPNKSGSHDCHGAPLGDEEIKAAREFLNWPHAAFEIPADVYQAWDNKAKGSEHENAWNDKFAAYKKAYPELAAEYARRVEGQLPENWKAETQALLQRLQNEPANIASRMASKNTLDVIGKILPELLGGSADLAPSNLTFHASSKSVSAEDASGNYLHYGVREFGMSAMQNGIALHGGFVPYSATFLMFMEYARNAVRMAALMKQRSIFVYTHDSIGLGEDGPTHQPVEQVASLRLTPNMETWRPCDQVESAAAWINAVERIDGPSSLIFSRQNLAQQKRSGEQLELINRGAYILKDCSGSPELILIATGSEVELAVEAAAKLSEQGKQVRVVSMPCTERFDKQDAAYREAVLPKAVRARVAVEALQADFWGKYVGLDGVTVGMTSFGESAPAGELFKLFGFTVENVIDQSLSLLNS
- the xylA gene encoding xylose isomerase; this encodes MAQYFDQFEKIAYEGPESTNPLAFRHYDAKKVIMGKTMEEHLRFGACYWHNFCWDGFDIFGTGTFDRPWQKPGNALEMAKMKADVAFDFFSKVGTPYYSFHDVDVAPAGNSIKEYAENMKVMMDVLAQKQDETGMKLLWGTANAFSNARYMSGAGSNPNPEVFAYAASQIFTAMNATKMLGGENYVLWGGREGYETLLNTDLRQEREQLGRLFQMVVEHKHKIGFTGTILIEPKPAEPTKHQYDYDTATVYGFLKQFGLEDEVKVNIEVNHATLAGHSFHHEIATAISLGLFGSIDANRGDAQLGWDTDQFPNSVEEWTPVMYDILRNGGFKTGGLMFDTKLRRQSIDPADFFHGHIGGMDTCALALEKAASLIESQEISNIVADRYAGWSGDLGKAIMTGDYSLESLATQAIGDNIDPKHVSGRQEELENIVNKHIFSK
- a CDS encoding XylR family transcriptional regulator, whose amino-acid sequence is MAKNYRVALLLNANMAYDRGIITGISSFVKNGAPWSLFIGEQNLFSVDDFSKWQGDGVIADFDHPEIRDAIKSRNIPVVGIASSETVANTMQDYPVVMSDNKQIINMAARFLKMRRYTHLAFCGYPNRPFNDWSANREQLLRDWCERNQCAYSQFSAKDNIDTWDSDLQCLVDWLSRLPKPVGIIAANDVRARQLSYACQQAKINIPEEVSIMGIDDDELNCTLSLPTLTSVRQGTRAMGYLTASLLQPLMDGKNLVKRHHFVQPERVIGRDSTDFFHFKDNLVRGALSLIRINQGNIKVKQILAELGCSRGAIDNKFHEELGMSLHAYLLDTQLNLALELLVDTEQTLSEIAKVVGFSSPQYLSCAIKKRWNMTPGMLREQKGVTNRELAPLIEDTEELIEQA
- the tal gene encoding transaldolase, with translation MSSLLTQLKQYTTVVADTGDLDTMRKFSPEDATTNPSLIVKALGLPEYSSLLKDVADWAKTQSNDQAEQIEMAADKLVVTIGCKVLELVPGRISTEVDARLSFDTEASIAKARRLIELYQAAGINKERVLIKLASTWQGIRAAEQLEKEGINCNLTLLFSFAQARACAEAGVFLISPFVGRILDWYKAKDANADFAGAKDPGVISVSEIYSYYKDHGYNTVVMGASFRNIGEIVELTGCDRLTIGPALLEELDQTEAQLDVRLQDRGVSKNRPAAMTEAEFYWAHNEDAMATEKLAEGIRAFAVDQVKLDNMLIEALEA
- a CDS encoding RimK/LysX family protein, whose amino-acid sequence is MLKKLLVAVTLVLTVVSGAMAEKLTVGAAEHVKVVEADLSFLTRIDTGAASTSLHAENMRVIDGENIDPADYSEAEQKSVVRPLMRKNVGKYLQFTTENEHGEKHQGKALITDVAAVRNSQGLEIRYKVALAIAWQGQAKTVDVNLRDRSKMHYKLLIGRNWLEGDYLVDVERNKNLK
- a CDS encoding substrate-binding periplasmic protein; its protein translation is MRRLAVFLLIISSGLCQAKTIDIQSFVFPPYIMVNAQGKAEGIIVELIQQSFEKLDVEANFEISNWARAFAKVKSHQSQGLIPTMRTPDREAYFYYPDTAFLLLDQHLIAHSSWQGNQFSGDYAELDDYRIGKVRNARISPSFDNALSQQVFDVEKHNSVEGLVKSLLRGRLDMIATDSRQAQLVAMQEGQADSIKLIKPALGQVPVYLAFSKQQVDLEFVERFDQQLKLLLEQGALEQLEAKYLH
- a CDS encoding GFA family protein — translated: MSHQYQGQCHCRAVKFSLRTSLEPAVRCNCSLCQRKGIVMVTAEVDSFSLLQGEQDLTLYQWNTKVAKHYFCKHCGIYTFHNPRTAPELTRVNAGCLQGVDPLDLEVGVVNGASLS
- a CDS encoding DNA ligase; its protein translation is MDRSISNKLGLCMLLFSSQALHAQSPQPPALVLASDYQQGLDLQNYWVCEKYDGVRAYWDGKQLLSRAGHVIEVPQTISKQLPEMAVDGELWLGRGRFSELVSLIKQQSPNLNKWQEVQFVVFDLPHYPGPYQQRYRHLQTLSSTSEFMRVPVYRAYPGRPTLEQQLAKISAEGGEGLMLRDPQSMYLPTRSNALIKYKSYQDAEAKVVAYSDGKGKYRGMLGALVVQDQQGRQFKIGSGLSDQLRADPPPIGSLVEYRYNGLTEHGKPRFARFVRVHQTL